The proteins below come from a single Verrucomicrobiota bacterium genomic window:
- the alr gene encoding alanine racemase: MERLDSAAWDRSWVEIDLDALRHNARVARDQAGGNCRLMAVVKADAYGHGMVPVARALRGLVEGFGVAGLAEGRTLREAGLQETVYLLGPVLPAEREEVVGRGFLPALSSKEEGEAFAALAKDGPVVAHLKVDTGMGRCGVLEEAAHETWEALARLPGLKIAGLYSHFPSADEDAAFTQKQTERFSALASWMQERSLEPLEIHLANSAGLLGFSSTTWTLLRPGLMLYGVSPLAEEQARLRPALRWWARVGLVRDVPAGHTVSYGRTFCTDRPTRTAVVTVGYGDGYPRRLSHQGAEVEIAGQRCPILGCVTMDQLVVDVTALEPGPTLGQEVVLLGEGLTARELAEKSGTIPWEIFTGITPRVRRLYRGKSELLPEAPQAG; this comes from the coding sequence ATGGAGAGATTGGATAGCGCGGCCTGGGACCGGAGTTGGGTGGAGATCGATCTGGATGCCCTGCGTCACAATGCGCGGGTGGCGCGGGACCAAGCGGGGGGGAACTGCCGCTTGATGGCGGTCGTGAAGGCGGATGCCTATGGGCACGGAATGGTCCCAGTGGCCCGGGCTTTGAGGGGCTTGGTGGAGGGGTTTGGGGTGGCTGGCTTGGCGGAGGGGAGGACGCTGCGGGAGGCCGGCCTCCAGGAGACGGTCTATTTGCTGGGGCCGGTTTTGCCAGCGGAGCGGGAGGAGGTGGTGGGACGCGGTTTTCTCCCCGCTCTTTCTTCCAAGGAGGAGGGCGAGGCCTTCGCGGCCTTGGCCAAAGACGGGCCAGTGGTGGCTCATCTGAAAGTGGACACTGGAATGGGGCGCTGCGGGGTGCTGGAGGAGGCCGCTCACGAGACCTGGGAGGCTCTGGCGCGGCTTCCGGGGCTCAAAATCGCGGGGCTCTACAGCCATTTTCCTTCCGCGGACGAGGACGCGGCCTTCACCCAAAAGCAAACGGAGCGCTTCTCGGCGCTGGCGAGTTGGATGCAGGAGCGCTCGCTTGAGCCCTTGGAAATTCATTTGGCCAATAGCGCTGGGCTGCTGGGGTTTTCCTCGACCACTTGGACGCTGCTGCGCCCAGGTTTGATGTTGTATGGAGTGTCCCCTTTGGCCGAGGAGCAGGCTCGACTCCGCCCTGCCCTCCGGTGGTGGGCGCGCGTGGGTTTGGTCCGAGACGTGCCGGCCGGGCATACCGTGTCTTATGGGCGGACTTTTTGCACCGATCGACCGACGCGCACGGCGGTGGTCACGGTCGGCTATGGCGATGGCTACCCGAGGCGCTTGTCCCACCAAGGGGCCGAGGTCGAGATCGCGGGACAGCGTTGTCCCATTTTGGGTTGTGTGACGATGGACCAACTAGTGGTGGATGTGACCGCGCTCGAGCCCGGCCCGACTTTGGGCCAGGAGGTGGTCTTGCTGGGAGAGGGGCTGACGGCCAGGGAATTGGCTGAGAAATCGGGGACGATTCCGTGGGAGATCTTCACGGGAATCACTCCGCGAGTGCGACGGCTCTACCGTGGCAAATCCGAGTTGCTTCCTGAAGCGCCCCAAGCAGGATAG
- a CDS encoding ParA family protein, with translation MEPVIISMSNFKGGVGKTSLTVNVAASMAHDLGKRVLVIDMDPQCNSSMWMMGTKRFGDFFYPNDIHDAGLNETNYERSSFGLISSDLANPHEAIQREVFLAEEGPIPGLHLVPGVFSLMHLEESGDRYTTVNYYTNLLKNLRAMTSAGEYDFVIFDCPPNFHHLTRSSLLCSHQIFIPCTPDQLSIMGLKLLVRKLHEIISETQTILSSDLRGRMPTIEGLILNRVDRRAQVEHVIGDMEFAIRGMTRWFPEIFPLDLRSNRRAPVLPVRVRQTVFASRLVEQEIAAVQLKGGFHQTPLKRDYIELARYITRLAPNRRK, from the coding sequence ATGGAACCCGTCATCATCAGCATGTCCAACTTCAAGGGCGGAGTCGGCAAGACTTCGCTCACGGTGAATGTGGCGGCGAGTATGGCCCACGATCTCGGGAAGCGGGTTCTCGTCATCGATATGGATCCCCAGTGCAATTCCTCCATGTGGATGATGGGCACCAAGCGCTTTGGCGACTTTTTTTATCCCAATGATATCCATGATGCGGGACTCAATGAGACCAACTACGAGCGCAGTTCCTTTGGCCTGATCTCGAGCGATCTCGCGAATCCTCACGAGGCGATCCAGCGGGAAGTGTTCCTGGCCGAGGAAGGGCCCATTCCTGGCCTTCATCTGGTGCCGGGTGTCTTTAGCTTGATGCATTTGGAGGAATCTGGCGACCGTTACACCACGGTCAACTACTACACCAATCTCCTCAAGAACCTCCGGGCCATGACTTCGGCGGGAGAATATGATTTTGTCATTTTTGATTGCCCTCCCAACTTTCATCACCTGACCCGGTCTTCTCTGCTTTGTAGCCATCAAATCTTCATTCCCTGCACCCCGGATCAGCTGAGCATCATGGGATTGAAGCTGCTGGTGCGGAAGCTCCACGAAATCATTTCGGAAACGCAGACCATTCTTTCGTCCGACCTGCGGGGGCGTATGCCGACGATCGAAGGCTTGATTCTCAATCGCGTGGATCGGCGGGCGCAGGTCGAACACGTCATCGGCGATATGGAATTCGCCATCCGGGGGATGACTCGCTGGTTTCCCGAGATCTTTCCCCTCGATCTGCGAAGCAATCGCAGGGCCCCGGTCCTCCCAGTGCGGGTCCGCCAGACCGTCTTCGCCTCCCGTCTGGTGGAGCAGGAAATCGCGGCCGTCCAGCTCAAGGGTGGATTCCATCAAACGCCTTTGAAGAGAGATTACATTGAGCTGGCTCGTTACATCACGCGCCTGGCTCCCAATCGAAGAAAGTGA